One window of Dechloromonas sp. ZY10 genomic DNA carries:
- the glmM gene encoding phosphoglucosamine mutase, giving the protein MARKYFGTDGVRGRVGVSPITPDFVMRLGYAAGRVLIEGSGLPGGERPAVLIGKDTRLSGYMLESALEAGFSAAGVDVCLVGPLPTPAIAYLTRALRLQAGVVISASHNPYADNGIKFFSAQGTKLPDAVELAIEARVDAPLECVASADLGRAKRIDDARGRYIEFCKSTFPADLDLRGMKIVVDCAHGAAYQTAPSVFHELGAEVIAIGVQPNGLNINEACGATSPGALIEAVRASRADLGLALDGDADRIQMVDAEGGLYDGDQLLYAIVRQRAASEPVAGVVGTLMSNLALEHAFAEMGIPFARAAVGDRYVLEMLHAKGWIYGGESSGHILALDRHSTGDGTVAALQVLAALRLQKCSLRDLLADLQLYPQKMINVPAPRGCRWQDYSELVARVGMVETRMAGRGRVLLRASGTEPVLRVMVEGQDRVEVEAAAVELAEVARKALVGMDGVAD; this is encoded by the coding sequence ATGGCTAGGAAATATTTTGGGACCGATGGTGTTCGCGGGCGAGTTGGAGTATCTCCGATCACGCCGGATTTTGTTATGCGGCTGGGTTATGCGGCCGGGCGGGTATTGATTGAAGGCTCTGGTTTGCCCGGAGGTGAACGTCCGGCGGTATTGATCGGTAAGGATACGCGGCTTTCCGGCTATATGCTGGAATCAGCTTTGGAGGCCGGCTTCTCCGCCGCCGGGGTAGATGTCTGTCTGGTCGGGCCTTTGCCAACGCCGGCAATTGCTTACTTGACCCGAGCCTTGCGCTTGCAGGCGGGGGTGGTGATTTCTGCGTCCCATAATCCCTACGCGGATAATGGCATCAAGTTTTTTTCCGCGCAGGGGACCAAGTTGCCGGATGCGGTGGAGCTGGCGATTGAGGCTCGGGTAGATGCCCCGCTGGAGTGCGTCGCCTCGGCCGATCTCGGGCGGGCCAAGCGTATCGACGACGCCAGGGGTCGCTACATCGAGTTCTGCAAAAGCACCTTTCCGGCCGATCTTGATTTGCGCGGCATGAAGATTGTTGTCGATTGTGCGCATGGCGCAGCTTACCAGACCGCACCCAGCGTCTTTCATGAATTGGGGGCCGAGGTGATTGCTATCGGGGTGCAGCCCAATGGTCTGAATATTAACGAAGCTTGCGGTGCAACCTCTCCAGGGGCGCTGATCGAGGCGGTGCGGGCCTCTCGCGCAGATCTTGGGTTGGCATTGGATGGTGATGCTGACCGAATTCAGATGGTCGACGCCGAGGGGGGGCTGTACGACGGCGATCAGTTGCTTTATGCGATTGTCAGACAGCGCGCTGCCTCCGAGCCGGTGGCTGGTGTGGTTGGAACCCTGATGTCGAATCTGGCGCTTGAGCACGCCTTTGCGGAGATGGGTATTCCGTTTGCGAGGGCGGCTGTTGGCGACCGTTATGTGCTCGAAATGTTGCATGCCAAAGGCTGGATTTACGGAGGGGAAAGTTCCGGGCATATCTTGGCGCTTGATCGGCATAGCACTGGGGATGGGACTGTAGCTGCCTTGCAGGTTCTTGCGGCATTGCGCCTGCAGAAGTGCTCGCTGCGGGATTTGTTGGCAGATTTGCAGCTCTATCCCCAAAAAATGATCAACGTTCCGGCTCCACGCGGGTGCCGCTGGCAGGATTATTCTGAACTGGTGGCACGGGTTGGTATGGTTGAGACCCGGATGGCGGGGCGGGGGCGGGTTTTGCTTCGGGCTTCGGGTACCGAGCCCGTGCTGCGGGTGATGGTGGAGGGGCAGGACAGAGTTGAAGTCGAGGCTGCTGCCGTAGAGTTGGCTGAGGTTGCACGTAAGGCCTTGGTTGGGATGGATGGGGTTGCTGACTAA
- the tpiA gene encoding triose-phosphate isomerase, which translates to MRKKLVAGNWKMNGSLAKNQVLLDSVKQGLASAPCDVAVFPPFPYLLPAFESLRGTRVAIGAQTLSEYPEGAYTGEVSAGMLKELGCVYVLVGHSERRSLFGESDSTVAAKFVAALSAGLLPVLCFGETLAERNAGVALDVVKRQVLAVLERCGGVWPEQALLAYEPVWAIGTGLTATPLQAQEVHAFARSLLVSGVAERDAGVRILYGGSVKPQNAAELFAQPDIDGGLIGGASLQAEDFLGICRAAV; encoded by the coding sequence ATGCGTAAGAAGTTGGTGGCCGGGAATTGGAAAATGAACGGTTCGCTCGCCAAAAATCAGGTATTGCTCGATTCAGTGAAGCAAGGTCTGGCGAGCGCGCCCTGTGATGTTGCGGTTTTTCCACCGTTTCCCTATTTGCTCCCGGCGTTCGAGTCTCTGCGTGGTACGAGGGTGGCGATTGGGGCGCAGACCCTCAGTGAATATCCGGAGGGGGCCTATACCGGCGAAGTCTCTGCCGGCATGCTGAAGGAACTGGGGTGTGTTTATGTGCTAGTTGGGCATTCCGAGCGGCGTTCGCTGTTCGGAGAGTCGGATTCGACTGTGGCGGCCAAGTTCGTGGCGGCGTTGAGTGCCGGTTTGTTACCTGTCCTGTGTTTTGGAGAGACGCTGGCGGAACGTAATGCCGGGGTTGCGCTTGATGTTGTCAAGCGGCAGGTTCTTGCCGTTCTTGAGCGGTGTGGCGGAGTTTGGCCTGAGCAGGCGCTGCTGGCTTATGAGCCAGTCTGGGCGATTGGTACCGGATTGACGGCGACGCCCCTGCAGGCTCAGGAGGTCCATGCTTTTGCCCGATCATTGCTGGTGTCGGGTGTGGCGGAGAGAGATGCTGGTGTGCGTATTCTCTATGGCGGCAGTGTCAAGCCGCAAAATGCGGCTGAGTTGTTTGCGCAACCGGATATTGATGGTGGCCTGATTGGGGGTGCTTCCTTGCAGGCCGAAGACTTTTTGGGAATCTGCCGCGCGGCAGTTTAG
- the secG gene encoding preprotein translocase subunit SecG, with protein MNWFFSLVLTIHILVALAIVGLVLMQHGKGADMGAAFGSGASGSLFGASGSANFLSRATGILATVFFLTSLTLAYVAADKPKTTGSVMQDAVQSQAVPQAAEQSSGMAAAGVEGASKAVNIPK; from the coding sequence ATGAACTGGTTTTTTTCCTTGGTATTGACGATCCATATTTTGGTCGCCTTGGCGATTGTCGGTCTGGTCCTGATGCAGCACGGCAAGGGGGCTGACATGGGGGCCGCGTTTGGCAGCGGTGCTTCCGGGAGCTTGTTTGGGGCTTCCGGTTCGGCCAATTTTCTTAGCCGGGCTACCGGTATTCTCGCAACCGTGTTCTTTTTGACTAGTCTGACCCTGGCTTATGTAGCGGCGGATAAGCCAAAAACGACTGGCAGTGTGATGCAGGACGCGGTACAATCGCAAGCTGTTCCGCAGGCTGCAGAGCAGTCCTCCGGGATGGCTGCTGCGGGGGTTGAAGGTGCCTCCAAGGCAGTGAATATTCCGAAGTAA
- a CDS encoding NADH-quinone oxidoreductase subunit A, translating to MMENYFPILMFVLVGIAIGVLPVAMGFLLAPSRPDPEKLSPYECGFEAFEDARMKFDVRYYLIAILFILFDLEIAFLFPWATIFKDIVATDSIKLFGFVEMMVFVAILVVGYVYAWAKGALEWE from the coding sequence ATGATGGAAAACTACTTTCCTATCCTGATGTTCGTCCTGGTGGGGATTGCAATTGGTGTCTTGCCGGTTGCGATGGGCTTTTTGCTTGCCCCCAGTAGGCCGGATCCTGAAAAGCTCTCTCCCTACGAGTGCGGTTTTGAGGCTTTCGAAGATGCGCGCATGAAGTTTGATGTGCGCTATTACCTGATAGCCATTCTCTTCATCCTGTTTGATCTTGAAATCGCCTTTCTTTTTCCATGGGCGACGATTTTCAAGGATATTGTCGCTACCGACTCAATCAAGCTCTTTGGTTTTGTCGAGATGATGGTGTTTGTCGCCATTCTGGTCGTTGGCTATGTATATGCCTGGGCCAAGGGTGCGCTGGAATGGGAGTGA
- a CDS encoding NADH-quinone oxidoreductase subunit B family protein: protein MAIEGILQEGFVTTTADKLINYMRTGSLWPMTFGLACCAVEMIHAGCSRYDLDRFGVVFRPSPRQSDVMIVAGTLTNKMAPALRKVYDQMAEPRWVISMGSCANGGGYYHYSYSVVRGCDRIVPVDIYVPGCPPTAEALLYGIIQLQNKIRRTNTIAR from the coding sequence ATGGCGATTGAAGGCATTCTGCAGGAAGGCTTTGTCACGACGACGGCGGACAAGCTGATTAATTACATGCGCACCGGTTCGTTGTGGCCGATGACTTTTGGCCTTGCGTGCTGTGCCGTGGAGATGATCCACGCTGGTTGTTCACGTTATGACCTGGATCGTTTTGGTGTGGTTTTCCGCCCCAGTCCGCGTCAATCGGATGTGATGATTGTCGCAGGTACTTTGACGAACAAGATGGCTCCTGCCCTGCGCAAGGTCTACGATCAGATGGCTGAGCCGCGCTGGGTTATTTCGATGGGCTCCTGTGCCAATGGGGGGGGGTATTACCACTACTCCTATTCGGTGGTTCGTGGTTGTGATCGGATCGTGCCGGTTGATATTTATGTTCCGGGCTGTCCGCCGACTGCTGAAGCTTTGTTGTACGGCATCATTCAGTTGCAAAACAAGATTCGCCGCACTAACACCATTGCACGTTAA
- a CDS encoding NADH-quinone oxidoreductase subunit C, which translates to MSAKLEALCQSLQDRFGGQLKSIVTALGEVTVEVSAQDYLQFMLSLRDEQDFSFEEVTDLCGVDYSAYGNGSWQGRRFAVVVHLLSVRHNRRLRVRVFAEDDEFPVVPSIIGVWKSANWFEREAFDLFGVAFPGHDDLRRILTDYGFIGHPFRKDFPISGHVEMRYDPDQGRVVYQPVSIEPRENTPRIVREDTYGDVAHG; encoded by the coding sequence ATGTCTGCTAAGTTGGAAGCGCTCTGCCAAAGCCTTCAGGATCGTTTCGGAGGGCAACTGAAGTCCATCGTCACAGCCTTGGGGGAAGTGACTGTCGAGGTCTCGGCGCAGGATTATTTGCAATTCATGCTTTCTTTGCGTGATGAGCAGGACTTTTCGTTCGAGGAAGTAACCGATCTCTGTGGTGTCGATTATTCGGCCTATGGTAACGGCTCCTGGCAGGGGCGGCGGTTTGCTGTTGTTGTTCATCTCTTATCTGTTCGGCATAATCGCCGTCTCCGCGTACGGGTCTTTGCCGAAGATGATGAGTTTCCTGTTGTGCCCTCGATCATCGGTGTGTGGAAGAGCGCAAATTGGTTTGAGCGGGAAGCCTTTGACTTGTTTGGGGTTGCCTTCCCGGGGCACGATGACCTTCGTCGTATCTTGACGGATTACGGCTTCATCGGTCACCCCTTCCGCAAGGATTTTCCGATTTCTGGGCATGTTGAAATGCGCTACGACCCTGATCAGGGGCGTGTCGTCTATCAGCCGGTCAGCATTGAACCGCGCGAGAATACGCCGCGTATCGTGCGTGAAGACACTTACGGGGATGTAGCACATGGCTGA
- a CDS encoding NADH-quinone oxidoreductase subunit D, with product MADIRNFTLNFGPQHPAAHGVLRLVLELDGEVVQRADPHIGLLHRATEKLAETRTWVQSVPYMDRLDYVSMMCNEHAYCLATEKLLGIEVPERGKYIRTMFDEITRILNHLLWIGCHALDVGAMTMALYTFREREDLMDAYEAVSGARLHAAYYRPGGVYRDLPDRMPQYTESTWTSAKKAKELNENRSGSLLDFLEDFTERFPKYHSEYHTLLTDNRIWKQRLVNVGVVSPERALQMGFSGAMLRGSGIAWDLRKKQPYAAYDKVDFDVPVGVNGDSYDRYLVRMEEMLQSNRIIKQCIDWLRKNPGPVITDNHKVAPPKREDMKSNMEELIHHFKLFTEGIHVPPGEAYSAVEHPKGEFGIYFISDGANKPYRMKIRAPGYVHLAGMDEMSRGHMIADVVTIIGSQDIVFGEIDR from the coding sequence ATGGCTGACATTCGCAACTTTACTCTCAACTTCGGTCCGCAACACCCTGCAGCGCACGGCGTTCTGCGCTTGGTGCTCGAGTTGGATGGGGAGGTGGTACAGCGGGCTGATCCACACATTGGTCTGCTTCATCGTGCGACCGAAAAGCTTGCAGAAACTCGCACCTGGGTTCAGTCTGTTCCTTACATGGATCGACTCGACTATGTGTCGATGATGTGCAACGAGCATGCGTACTGCTTGGCTACCGAAAAGCTTCTCGGCATCGAAGTGCCGGAGCGCGGTAAGTACATCCGTACGATGTTCGACGAAATTACCCGGATTCTGAACCATCTGCTGTGGATTGGTTGTCATGCGCTTGACGTGGGCGCGATGACCATGGCGCTTTATACTTTCCGTGAGCGCGAGGATTTGATGGATGCTTACGAGGCTGTTTCCGGTGCTCGTTTGCATGCTGCTTATTATCGGCCGGGTGGCGTTTATCGCGATCTTCCTGATCGTATGCCGCAGTACACCGAGTCTACTTGGACCAGCGCCAAGAAGGCTAAGGAATTGAACGAAAATCGCAGCGGTTCGCTGTTGGATTTTCTTGAAGATTTTACCGAGCGTTTTCCGAAATATCACTCTGAATACCACACGCTGTTGACCGATAACCGGATTTGGAAGCAGCGTCTGGTAAATGTTGGTGTGGTTAGCCCTGAGCGTGCGCTGCAGATGGGTTTCAGCGGAGCCATGCTGCGTGGCTCCGGGATTGCTTGGGATTTGCGCAAGAAGCAGCCCTATGCAGCCTATGACAAGGTTGATTTCGATGTGCCGGTCGGGGTAAATGGCGACAGCTATGATCGCTATTTGGTTCGCATGGAGGAAATGCTGCAGTCGAACCGGATCATTAAGCAATGTATCGATTGGTTGCGCAAGAATCCCGGTCCTGTCATTACTGATAACCACAAGGTTGCGCCTCCTAAGCGCGAGGACATGAAGTCCAATATGGAAGAGTTGATTCACCATTTCAAGCTCTTCACAGAAGGTATTCATGTTCCACCGGGTGAGGCGTATTCAGCTGTCGAACACCCCAAGGGGGAGTTTGGCATCTACTTCATTTCGGATGGTGCAAACAAACCTTACCGGATGAAGATTCGTGCCCCCGGCTACGTGCACCTTGCTGGTATGGATGAAATGTCGCGTGGTCACATGATCGCGGACGTTGTCACCATTATCGGTTCCCAAGATATCGTTTTTGGCGAGATTGACCGCTGA
- the nuoE gene encoding NADH-quinone oxidoreductase subunit NuoE gives MFSAETLQKFAREVGKYPADQKQSAVMACLAHAQEELGWLPSEAIEGVANYLGIAPMAAYEVASFYNMYDLKPVGKYKITVCTNLPCALSGGYHAGEYLQKKLGVGYNETTPDGKFTLKEGECMGACGDAPVFIVNNRSMCSHMHPEQIDKLLEECK, from the coding sequence ATGTTTTCCGCTGAGACCCTGCAGAAGTTTGCCCGCGAAGTCGGCAAGTATCCGGCTGATCAAAAACAGTCGGCCGTGATGGCATGTCTTGCGCATGCACAGGAAGAGCTAGGCTGGCTTCCTTCCGAGGCGATTGAGGGGGTGGCCAATTATCTTGGCATTGCCCCAATGGCTGCTTATGAAGTGGCCTCCTTTTACAACATGTACGACCTGAAGCCTGTGGGGAAGTACAAGATCACCGTCTGCACCAATCTGCCGTGCGCGTTGTCCGGTGGTTACCATGCGGGTGAGTACCTTCAGAAAAAATTGGGTGTTGGTTACAACGAGACTACTCCCGATGGCAAATTCACTTTGAAGGAAGGCGAGTGCATGGGGGCTTGTGGGGATGCTCCGGTGTTTATTGTGAACAACCGCAGCATGTGTAGCCACATGCACCCAGAGCAGATCGACAAGTTGCTGGAGGAGTGCAAATAA
- the nuoF gene encoding NADH-quinone oxidoreductase subunit NuoF — MAMLGSINGLLMEGLDGDNTWRLKDYVARGGYQQLRKILENKISQEEVISEVKKSVLRGRGGAGFPTGLKWSFMPRSFPGDKYVVCNTDEGEPGTFKDRDIMRYNPHAVIEGMAIAAYAMGANRGYNYVHGEIWETYQRFEEALDEARSAGFIGQNILGSGFNFELFAHHGYGAYICGEETALLESIEGKKGQPRFKPPFPASFGLYGKPTTINNTETFASIPFILKTGGEEYLNLGKPNNGGTKLFSVSGHVNRPGNYEIPLGTPFSTLLEMCGGMRGGRKLKAVIPGGSSAPVLPGNIMMDCTMDYDSISKAGSMLGSGAVIVMDETVCMVKALERLSFFYYEESCGQCTPCREGTAWMYKIIHRIENGLGKPEDLDLLNSVLGNISGRTICALGDAAAFPVQSFLKHFRSEFEYHIEQKTCLVPKELQWSGSGFHKIPA; from the coding sequence ATGGCAATGCTTGGTTCGATCAACGGTCTTCTGATGGAAGGCCTAGACGGTGACAACACTTGGCGGTTGAAAGATTACGTTGCCCGCGGCGGCTATCAGCAACTGCGAAAAATCCTGGAAAATAAAATTTCCCAGGAGGAAGTGATTAGTGAAGTCAAGAAATCGGTTCTCCGCGGTCGTGGCGGTGCCGGTTTCCCGACTGGCTTGAAGTGGTCGTTCATGCCGCGTTCATTTCCGGGCGATAAGTACGTGGTTTGTAACACCGACGAAGGCGAGCCTGGTACCTTCAAAGATCGTGACATCATGCGGTACAACCCGCATGCTGTGATTGAGGGAATGGCCATCGCTGCGTATGCCATGGGGGCTAATCGTGGCTACAACTACGTTCACGGCGAAATCTGGGAGACTTATCAGCGTTTTGAAGAGGCGCTGGATGAGGCTAGGTCCGCAGGTTTCATTGGGCAGAACATTCTCGGGTCAGGGTTCAATTTCGAATTGTTTGCCCATCATGGCTACGGTGCCTACATCTGTGGCGAAGAAACCGCTCTGCTCGAATCGATCGAAGGAAAGAAGGGCCAGCCCCGGTTCAAGCCGCCTTTCCCCGCTTCTTTCGGCCTCTATGGCAAACCGACCACGATTAACAATACCGAGACGTTTGCCAGTATTCCTTTCATCCTGAAAACCGGCGGAGAAGAATATCTTAATCTTGGTAAGCCGAATAATGGTGGGACTAAACTTTTCTCTGTGTCCGGCCACGTTAACCGGCCCGGTAATTACGAGATTCCGCTAGGCACTCCGTTTTCCACCCTGCTGGAAATGTGTGGTGGGATGCGTGGCGGCCGCAAGCTCAAGGCGGTGATTCCTGGTGGATCATCCGCTCCGGTCTTGCCCGGCAATATCATGATGGACTGCACGATGGACTACGATTCGATCAGCAAGGCTGGTTCGATGCTCGGTTCCGGCGCAGTGATCGTGATGGATGAAACGGTGTGCATGGTCAAGGCGCTTGAGCGACTGTCCTTCTTCTACTACGAAGAGTCTTGCGGTCAATGTACGCCCTGTCGTGAAGGCACCGCATGGATGTACAAGATCATCCACCGCATCGAAAACGGGCTCGGGAAGCCTGAAGATTTGGATTTGCTGAACAGTGTGCTCGGCAATATTTCCGGTCGTACCATCTGCGCCCTGGGAGATGCAGCAGCATTTCCTGTGCAGAGTTTCCTTAAGCATTTCCGTAGCGAGTTCGAATACCACATCGAACAAAAAACCTGTCTGGTGCCAAAAGAATTGCAGTGGAGCGGTAGCGGCTTCCACAAGATTCCGGCCTGA
- the nuoG gene encoding NADH-quinone oxidoreductase subunit NuoG has product MLEIEIDGKKAQVPDGSTVMDAAQQVGVYIPHFCYHKKLSIAANCRMCLVQVEKAPKPLPACATPVTNGMKVFTHSELAVKAQKGVMEFLLINHPLDCPICDQGGECQLQDMSVGYGPMQSRYTEEKRVVFHKNVGPLISMEEMSRCIHCTRCVRFGQEIAGVMELGMANRNMHSEITTFVGRTVDSELSGNMIDLCPVGALTSKPFRYTARSWELQRRKSVSPHDSVGANLVIQVKHDDVMRVLPRENEDVNECWISDKERFAYQALNSDQRLLKPMVKQGGEWREVEWNVALDYVAHGLKDVSREHGGDALAALASPSSTTEELYLLRKLMAGLGSSNTDFRPRQSDFSADGKRAGTPWLGLRLNEIKDLDGALVVGSFLRKDHPLIAQRLRQAAKKFTKVSLLTVAADDQLINLHACKLVAPSELALALAAVVKAAAELKGLPVPADLAAVRVDEIARSIAASLVDGEKRAIFLGNVVEQSRDATQIQALANQLAEITKASVGFLGSAANVVGGYAAGAASNGANAVTMFSQPRKAYVLFGVEPEYDHADPQLALAALERAALVVAVSSFKNDLALKYADVVLPLAPFTETAGTFVNIEGRVQSFNGVVRSRGDARPGWKILRVLGNVLNLDGFGYNTSEEVRDEILGAGAEFIAGLSNGLTGVTVTLPAERPVNGPLQRIADVPIHFADAIARRAPALQQTADSAVPIARANAATLASAGVNCGDMVRIKQGEAAVLMAAKLDPGVPDRCVRVAAAHASTATLGAMFGDIFMERA; this is encoded by the coding sequence ATGCTAGAAATCGAAATCGACGGCAAAAAGGCGCAAGTGCCTGATGGCAGCACGGTAATGGATGCTGCACAGCAGGTTGGGGTATACATTCCGCATTTCTGCTACCACAAAAAACTTTCGATTGCCGCAAATTGCCGGATGTGTCTGGTGCAGGTGGAAAAGGCTCCTAAGCCTCTTCCTGCCTGTGCTACTCCGGTAACCAATGGCATGAAGGTGTTCACCCACTCCGAACTCGCTGTGAAAGCCCAAAAGGGTGTCATGGAGTTTTTGCTGATTAATCACCCGCTTGATTGCCCTATTTGCGACCAAGGCGGTGAATGTCAACTCCAGGATATGTCGGTCGGTTACGGTCCGATGCAAAGCCGTTACACCGAAGAAAAGCGGGTCGTTTTTCACAAGAATGTTGGGCCGCTGATCTCCATGGAGGAGATGAGTCGTTGTATCCATTGCACCCGTTGCGTGCGCTTCGGTCAGGAAATTGCCGGCGTAATGGAACTCGGCATGGCCAATCGCAACATGCATTCGGAGATCACTACTTTCGTCGGGCGCACGGTGGACTCGGAACTCTCCGGCAATATGATCGATTTGTGCCCGGTAGGTGCTCTGACCTCCAAACCCTTCCGCTACACTGCCCGCTCTTGGGAATTGCAGCGCCGTAAGTCGGTTAGTCCGCACGATTCGGTGGGTGCCAATCTGGTTATTCAAGTCAAGCACGATGATGTGATGCGTGTTTTGCCGCGTGAAAACGAAGACGTTAATGAATGCTGGATTTCCGACAAGGAGCGCTTTGCCTATCAGGCATTGAACTCCGACCAGCGCTTGCTCAAGCCCATGGTCAAGCAAGGCGGTGAGTGGCGTGAAGTTGAGTGGAATGTTGCGCTGGATTATGTCGCGCATGGCCTCAAGGACGTTTCCCGCGAACATGGTGGCGATGCGCTGGCTGCCTTGGCATCGCCTAGTTCTACGACTGAAGAACTGTATTTGCTGCGCAAGCTGATGGCTGGACTGGGCAGCTCAAATACTGATTTTCGTCCCCGTCAGAGCGATTTCTCCGCTGATGGCAAGCGCGCTGGTACGCCTTGGTTGGGTTTGCGCCTGAACGAGATCAAGGATCTTGATGGTGCCTTGGTGGTTGGCTCTTTCCTTCGAAAGGATCACCCCCTGATTGCCCAACGCTTGCGTCAAGCAGCGAAGAAGTTTACCAAGGTGAGCTTGCTGACTGTTGCTGCTGATGATCAGCTGATCAACCTTCACGCCTGCAAGCTGGTCGCACCTTCTGAGTTGGCACTGGCATTGGCCGCCGTGGTAAAGGCTGCCGCAGAACTTAAAGGCTTGCCGGTTCCTGCCGATTTGGCCGCGGTCCGGGTTGACGAGATCGCAAGGAGCATTGCCGCGAGTCTTGTCGATGGTGAGAAGCGTGCTATTTTCCTCGGCAATGTCGTCGAGCAATCGCGTGATGCCACCCAAATCCAGGCTCTTGCCAATCAGCTTGCTGAAATCACCAAGGCCAGCGTCGGCTTCCTTGGTTCGGCTGCTAACGTAGTTGGCGGCTATGCTGCTGGTGCTGCCTCTAACGGCGCCAATGCGGTGACCATGTTCAGTCAGCCGCGGAAAGCCTACGTATTGTTTGGCGTTGAGCCCGAATACGATCATGCTGATCCGCAGCTTGCGCTCGCGGCGCTGGAGCGGGCTGCACTGGTCGTCGCGGTTTCCAGCTTTAAAAATGATCTCGCTCTTAAGTATGCTGATGTCGTTTTGCCGCTTGCGCCATTTACCGAAACGGCCGGCACCTTCGTCAATATTGAAGGGCGCGTGCAAAGCTTCAATGGCGTGGTTCGTAGTCGTGGCGATGCTCGTCCTGGCTGGAAAATTCTCCGGGTACTTGGGAACGTCCTGAATCTTGACGGTTTTGGGTACAACACCAGCGAGGAAGTTCGCGACGAGATCCTTGGTGCTGGCGCTGAGTTTATTGCCGGTTTGAGCAATGGACTGACTGGGGTTACGGTGACTTTGCCTGCTGAGCGTCCGGTGAATGGTCCGCTCCAGCGGATCGCTGATGTGCCTATTCACTTTGCTGATGCAATCGCCCGGCGTGCCCCGGCTTTGCAACAAACTGCTGACAGTGCGGTGCCGATTGCTAGGGCAAACGCTGCAACTCTGGCCAGCGCAGGTGTCAACTGTGGCGACATGGTGCGAATCAAACAGGGAGAGGCAGCAGTTCTGATGGCAGCCAAGCTCGATCCAGGTGTTCCTGATCGCTGTGTACGCGTTGCTGCCGCCCACGCTTCTACGGCCACCTTGGGCGCCATGTTCGGCGACATTTTCATGGAGCGTGCATAA
- the nuoH gene encoding NADH-quinone oxidoreductase subunit NuoH, producing the protein MDAVMNFGQGIFGGAWPAVWALLKIVLIVAPLMLSVAYLTWAERKVIGYMQVRIGPNRVGPWGLIQPIADGLKLLLKEIIVPSGANKAIFIIAPMLAIAPALAAWAVVPFNETLVLANIDASLLYIMAITSMGVYGIILSGWASNSKYAFLGAMRSAAQMVSYEISMGFSLICVLMVSNSLNLVDIVKAQDQGMLAGMGLNFLSWNWLPLLPMFLVYLISGVAETNRAPFDLAEGESEIVAGFHVEYSGMAFAVFFLAEYANMILISALTSIMFLGGWLSPVGFLPDGILWLFAKMAFILFLFLWFRATFPRYRYDQLMRLGWKVFLPICLIWLPVVGIWMMSPLNIWK; encoded by the coding sequence ATGGATGCGGTTATGAATTTCGGCCAGGGTATTTTCGGGGGAGCCTGGCCGGCAGTCTGGGCCTTGCTCAAGATTGTCCTGATCGTTGCGCCCTTGATGCTGAGTGTTGCTTATCTTACTTGGGCTGAGCGCAAGGTGATTGGCTACATGCAGGTTCGTATCGGTCCCAATCGGGTTGGCCCGTGGGGGCTGATTCAGCCGATTGCCGACGGCCTGAAGCTGTTGCTCAAGGAAATCATCGTTCCCAGCGGTGCCAATAAAGCAATTTTCATCATCGCTCCGATGTTGGCAATCGCGCCTGCGCTCGCTGCTTGGGCAGTGGTTCCCTTTAATGAAACCCTTGTACTCGCCAATATCGATGCAAGCCTGCTGTATATCATGGCGATTACGTCGATGGGGGTTTATGGGATCATCCTGTCTGGTTGGGCATCTAACTCGAAGTATGCCTTTCTTGGTGCGATGCGCTCGGCGGCGCAGATGGTTTCCTACGAAATCTCTATGGGTTTCTCGCTCATCTGTGTGTTGATGGTTTCGAACAGTCTGAATCTTGTCGATATCGTCAAGGCACAGGATCAAGGCATGCTGGCAGGGATGGGACTTAATTTCCTCTCTTGGAACTGGTTGCCTCTGTTGCCGATGTTTCTTGTCTATCTGATTTCCGGTGTCGCAGAAACCAACCGGGCGCCTTTCGATCTGGCGGAAGGTGAGTCCGAGATCGTTGCCGGTTTCCATGTCGAATACTCCGGTATGGCCTTCGCCGTCTTTTTCCTGGCTGAATACGCCAACATGATTCTGATTTCGGCGCTGACCTCAATCATGTTTCTTGGTGGTTGGCTGTCGCCGGTTGGTTTCCTGCCGGATGGGATTCTTTGGCTGTTTGCAAAAATGGCCTTCATCCTCTTCCTGTTCCTCTGGTTCCGCGCCACTTTCCCCCGCTATCGCTATGATCAGTTGATGCGTCTGGGCTGGAAGGTGTTCCTGCCGATCTGTCTGATCTGGCTCCCCGTTGTTGGCATCTGGATGATGTCACCGCTGAATATCTGGAAGTGA